Genomic DNA from Flavobacterium sp. N502540:
ATGAATCTGCACTGGAATTAATTGGTCAGACCGAAGAATTTGATGAAAAACAGCAGCTCTTTGATGCCATGTTTCAGAAATTGGGAGACAAATGTCAGGAGTTGTTAAAACTAAGTTTCACCACCAAAACGATGGAAGAGGTTGCAGCGAAACTCAACGTGACTTATGGGTATGTTCGTAAGAAAAAATCGTTGTGCGTACGGCAATTGACACAATGGATTCAGGAAGCCGGGAATTTTAAATCGTTAAAAAATAATTAGTCATGAACGAAGAGCGTTACATATTATTCGATCAATATCTTCAGGGAGAAATGACTGTTGAGGAAAAAAATAGTTTTGAGAAACAATTGTCTGAGGATCATGAACTGGCTTCAGCCTTTGAAACTTTCAAAGAAGTGCAGTTGCAGCTCAAAAGTAAATTTGAACAGGAAGGAGAGCGAGAAGCTTTTACGGCAAATCTGACAGAGATTTCAGAAAAACATTTTAATGCCAACAAGCCTAAAGTGGTCCAAATGCGACCTTGGTATTTCGCAGCTGCGGCATCGATTGTTATTTTATTCGGACTGTTCTTTTTTGATTACAATCAGAATCCTGATTTTGAAGATTTTAATCATCCCGAAACCGCTTCTTTTGTCGAACGTGGGGATGCGGATGAAACTTTAAAACAAGCAGAAAAAGCATTCAACGAAAAGAATTATGAACTGGCAATTCCGTTTTTTGAGGAAATTTTAAAAGAGAATAAAACACCTGAAATACAATATTTTTATGGAGTTTCTTTACTGGAAGAAAGTGATTATAAAGAAGCAGAAGCAGTGTTTAATGAACTAAAATCAGGTACTTCAGCTTACAAAGAAAAAGCCAAATGGAATCTGGCACTGTCCAAATTAAAACAGAAAGATTACAATGCCTGCAGAGAAATCCTGCAGACCATTTCTCAGGATTATGAGGATTACGATGATGTTCAGGAGTTGCTGGACGAGTTGGATTAATTGCTTGCTAAAGCCGAAAATCGTTAAAGGTTTTATATTTATTCAAACCCGACAGGTTTTTAAAACCAGTCGGGTTTGTTTGGTAAATTTTAGTATTAGAAAAAAGGTTTTTATGTAAAGCCGTAAACGAATCCGGATTTTTAGTTTTACATTCGGCTGATTTTTTTACAAGAATTTACCAAAAACAATTTCAACCTAACCAGTTATTTACATGAACAAAATTACTTTAGTTTTTCTTATTGTATGCACTCAAACGATCTTTGGCTATGCCAAAATTACAGAAACCGAAAAACTTGCTGCGACCTGCAAAGTTTGGGGATTCTTAAAATATTATCATCCAAAAATTGGCAGTGGACAAGTGAATTGGGACAGTCAGCTTTTAGAAAAATTACCATTAATAGAAAAAGCGCAAACCAAAGAAGAGTTTTCTTTAATTCTCGAAAATTGGATTAATGATTTAGGAGAAGTTAAAATGGTTGCGCCAATTGTAATCCCAAAAGAGGTTGAATTCTTCGATAAAAATTTTGACTTAAGCTGGTTTAATAGTAAGCTGTTTTCTAAAAAACTTTCCAAAAAATTGAAGTTTATCGAAAATAACAGATTTCAAAGCAATGAGGAATTTGATTATAGTTTTGATAGTTTTAAGTATCTGAAAAACTATTTCGATCTGGATTATACCAATAAAAGTTCTCGAATACTAATGTTGTTTGCCTATTGGAATGTGATAGAATATTATTTTCCGTATAAATATGTAATGGATCAAAAGTGGGATCTGAGTTTAGAACAGGTATTGCCACTTGTGCTTGAGGCTAAAAAGGGAAATGAATTTTACATAGCACTTAAAAAACTGACAGCCAGGCTCAATGATAGTCATGTCGAAACAACAACGTACGGACCGGAAGTTGCCGGGAAAAGACCGGTTTACTTTCCTGCAACGGGTAGAATAATCGAAGAAAAGCTGGTTGTTACAGAGATATTAGGGGATAGTCTGGCTCAGGCAGACAATATAAAAATCGGAGATGTAATTACAAAAATAAAGGGTAAAACGATAAAAGAGCTAATTCAGGAGAATCAGGACTTAATCAGTGCTTCCAACGAGGCT
This window encodes:
- a CDS encoding tetratricopeptide repeat protein is translated as MNEERYILFDQYLQGEMTVEEKNSFEKQLSEDHELASAFETFKEVQLQLKSKFEQEGEREAFTANLTEISEKHFNANKPKVVQMRPWYFAAAASIVILFGLFFFDYNQNPDFEDFNHPETASFVERGDADETLKQAEKAFNEKNYELAIPFFEEILKENKTPEIQYFYGVSLLEESDYKEAEAVFNELKSGTSAYKEKAKWNLALSKLKQKDYNACREILQTISQDYEDYDDVQELLDELD
- a CDS encoding S41 family peptidase, with protein sequence MNKITLVFLIVCTQTIFGYAKITETEKLAATCKVWGFLKYYHPKIGSGQVNWDSQLLEKLPLIEKAQTKEEFSLILENWINDLGEVKMVAPIVIPKEVEFFDKNFDLSWFNSKLFSKKLSKKLKFIENNRFQSNEEFDYSFDSFKYLKNYFDLDYTNKSSRILMLFAYWNVIEYYFPYKYVMDQKWDLSLEQVLPLVLEAKKGNEFYIALKKLTARLNDSHVETTTYGPEVAGKRPVYFPATGRIIEEKLVVTEILGDSLAQADNIKIGDVITKIKGKTIKELIQENQDLISASNEAKFLDKVTLPILKSYDENVEVEFLKDGKYETKSMIWFNYHDSHRNEFKKGAIKKKEKFKLLDNNIGYVDMGVIKNRHIPDMIEALKSTQAIVFDMRNYPNETYELIANFLNPTEKKFCDYTMPYLNYPGRYTWKEGIKCGFENKDNYKGKVVVLLNEQSMSQSEWTAMCFQAAGNTTIIGSQTAGTDGNVFELEFKGFHTRYTGIGVYYTDRRETQRIGIVPDIEIKPTIKGIQEGKDEVLDRALLFVKTGK